Proteins encoded by one window of Halomonas chromatireducens:
- a CDS encoding LuxR C-terminal-related transcriptional regulator, whose translation MATSPPMGRELMALAFEYSASAIVVTQKRRILECNHAFCDLFEYPRSELVGQLMLKLYPCFADFKTIGDRGYKEMLRTPNYADERFMQTRTGEVFWAKTRGRTLTPEAPFDLAVWTFIKIDVRPQGANQLSMREREISSFIANGLTCKEIARQLGISHRTVEAHRARIMKKLDCRNTAEMVSRIIQLS comes from the coding sequence ATGGCTACCTCTCCGCCCATGGGCCGCGAGCTGATGGCGCTGGCCTTCGAGTACTCGGCCAGCGCCATTGTGGTGACGCAGAAACGGCGCATCCTCGAGTGCAACCACGCCTTCTGCGACCTCTTCGAGTATCCGCGCAGCGAGTTGGTCGGCCAACTGATGCTCAAGCTCTACCCCTGCTTTGCGGACTTCAAGACGATCGGCGACCGTGGCTACAAGGAGATGCTGAGGACGCCGAACTATGCCGACGAACGCTTCATGCAGACGCGAACGGGCGAAGTCTTCTGGGCCAAGACTCGAGGACGAACACTGACGCCGGAGGCCCCTTTCGACCTGGCGGTCTGGACCTTTATCAAGATCGACGTTCGCCCCCAGGGGGCAAACCAACTCTCCATGCGCGAACGGGAAATTTCCAGCTTCATTGCCAATGGTTTGACCTGCAAGGAAATTGCCCGCCAGTTGGGGATCTCCCATCGCACCGTGGAAGCCCACCGCGCTCGCATCATGAAGAAGCTCGACTGCCGCAACACCGCGGAGATGGTGTCGCGCATCATCCAGCTTTCATAG
- the dctP gene encoding TRAP transporter substrate-binding protein DctP yields MKTHQHLLTTCSLAAAVALGTLSTQAMADKARWTMTTTWPDNLALIEADHRWVDTVHRIAGDEIEIEFRAGGTIMPGGEVFDATESGSIEAAGETGVYWAGRSPAFALLGTTASLFNAVDYLNWIQHWGGYELYQEVYNQFNIQYLPYAILNNETGFIGRTKIETLADFEGKRLRLGGRDQGRILEQLGGSQVTLAGGEIYQAIERGVVDGAEFSSPGVDYQAGFAEVADYWSTPGWHQSATVLGVMINKDAWDALTEETQEKLELAAQANLAWSISHFEQSATEGTLNFQEAGVEISQLSADELARIQEITNEVYLRGACEDPMYAKVLHSMLSYMDHYANWRDLSAPFNMSRTMDDLPSLEEVEACL; encoded by the coding sequence ATGAAAACGCATCAGCATCTCCTTACCACCTGTTCATTGGCAGCGGCCGTTGCACTGGGCACTCTCTCAACCCAGGCCATGGCCGACAAGGCACGCTGGACCATGACCACGACCTGGCCGGATAACCTGGCCCTGATCGAGGCGGATCATCGCTGGGTCGATACGGTACACCGTATTGCCGGTGACGAGATCGAGATCGAGTTTCGCGCCGGCGGCACCATCATGCCGGGAGGAGAGGTCTTCGATGCTACCGAGAGCGGCAGTATCGAAGCGGCCGGTGAGACGGGCGTGTACTGGGCGGGGCGCTCTCCCGCCTTCGCCCTTCTGGGCACCACGGCGAGCCTGTTTAACGCGGTCGACTACCTGAATTGGATCCAGCACTGGGGGGGGTACGAGCTCTACCAAGAGGTCTACAACCAGTTCAATATCCAGTACCTGCCCTATGCCATTCTCAACAATGAGACGGGCTTCATCGGGCGTACCAAGATAGAGACGCTGGCCGACTTCGAAGGCAAGCGCCTGCGACTTGGGGGGCGCGATCAGGGCCGGATCCTAGAACAGCTCGGCGGCTCCCAGGTCACCCTGGCCGGCGGCGAGATCTACCAGGCCATCGAGCGCGGCGTGGTCGACGGGGCCGAGTTCTCCTCACCCGGGGTGGACTACCAGGCGGGCTTTGCCGAGGTTGCCGACTACTGGTCAACGCCTGGCTGGCACCAGTCCGCTACCGTATTGGGGGTCATGATCAACAAGGATGCCTGGGACGCCCTCACCGAGGAGACCCAGGAAAAGCTCGAGCTTGCGGCGCAGGCCAATCTGGCCTGGTCAATTTCGCACTTCGAGCAGAGCGCAACGGAAGGCACCCTGAACTTCCAGGAGGCTGGCGTGGAGATTTCCCAGCTGAGCGCGGATGAGCTCGCACGCATTCAGGAGATCACCAATGAAGTTTACCTACGCGGCGCCTGCGAGGACCCCATGTATGCCAAGGTGCTGCACTCGATGCTGAGCTATATGGACCATTACGCCAACTGGAGAGACCTGTCCGCGCCGTTCAATATGAGCCGGACCATGGACGACCTGCCGTCGCTGGAAGAAGTCGAAGCCTGCCTGTAA